In Panthera uncia isolate 11264 chromosome B4, Puncia_PCG_1.0, whole genome shotgun sequence, one genomic interval encodes:
- the LOC125918458 gene encoding uncharacterized protein LOC125918458 isoform X2: MTPVNQEGGLTRHGICQHLHLRLAAPRTVRKKCLLFSPRLWCSVTAARAKTLRYPPQYFQGQQLCSFSCVSTSFASASRQPELGSICQTTDLLPESHGWGSRGAGGKLALGCTTAVCNPQRGWLGLALASPGLTLDLICSVACGQTWLSSLASCWCRSPLSPDELCHFPQFLNLTTFSGLLRPWGHRCCRTDLHPLLSQSKWNLVWVF, translated from the exons ATGACACCTGTGAATCAGGAAGGGGGTCTCACCAGACACGGGATCTGCCAGCACCTTCACCTGAGACTTGCAGcccccaggactgtgagaaagaaatgtctgCTGTTTAGCCCCAGACTGTGGtgttctgttacagcagcccgaGCTAAGACACTACGGTATCCACCT CAATACTTTCAGGGTCAACAACTGTGTAGCTTTTCCTGTGTGTCCACCTCCTTTGCATCCGCTAGCCGCCAGCCGGAATTAGGTTCCATCTGCCAGACAACAG ATCTGCTGCCAGAGAGTCATGGTTGGGGATCCAGAGGAGCAGGTGGGAAGTTGGCCCTCGGATGCACCACCGCCGTCTGTAACCCGCAGAGAGGCTGGCTGGGTCTGGCCTTGGCTTCGCCTGGCTTGACTCTAGACTTGATTTGCTCTGTGGCTTGTGGCCAAACCTGGCTCTCCAGCCTGGCTTCTTGCTGGTGTAGGTCTCCGCTCTCCCCAGACGAGCTCTGCCATTTCCCCCAGTTTTTGAACCTCACAACCTTCTCAGGATTGCTCAGACCCTGGGGCCACCGCTGTTGTAGGACAGACTTACATCCGCTCCTGTCTCAGTCTAAATGGAACCTTGTCTGGGTTTTCTGA
- the LOC125918458 gene encoding uncharacterized protein LOC125918458 isoform X1: MTPVNQEGGLTRHGICQHLHLRLAAPRTVRKKCLLFSPRLWCSVTAARAKTLRWFLLPSLLKDVSSYTDFLVHGHFFPSTSVIPRQLSVFSLLLPRSFVFLSGYTEDLYPVLYTVVNLLPESHGWGSRGAGGKLALGCTTAVCNPQRGWLGLALASPGLTLDLICSVACGQTWLSSLASCWCRSPLSPDELCHFPQFLNLTTFSGLLRPWGHRCCRTDLHPLLSQSKWNLVWVF; this comes from the exons ATGACACCTGTGAATCAGGAAGGGGGTCTCACCAGACACGGGATCTGCCAGCACCTTCACCTGAGACTTGCAGcccccaggactgtgagaaagaaatgtctgCTGTTTAGCCCCAGACTGTGGtgttctgttacagcagcccgaGCTAAGACACTACG aTGGTTTCTCTTGCCGTCACTTCTGAAGGATGTTTCATCGTACACAGATTTCCTGGTTCACGGTCATTTCTTTCCCAGCACTTCAGTGATACCGCGTCAATTGTCAGTATTTTCCTTACTCCTTCCAAggtcatttgtctttctttctggcTACACTGAAGATTTGTATCCTGTCCTTTACACGGTGGTCA ATCTGCTGCCAGAGAGTCATGGTTGGGGATCCAGAGGAGCAGGTGGGAAGTTGGCCCTCGGATGCACCACCGCCGTCTGTAACCCGCAGAGAGGCTGGCTGGGTCTGGCCTTGGCTTCGCCTGGCTTGACTCTAGACTTGATTTGCTCTGTGGCTTGTGGCCAAACCTGGCTCTCCAGCCTGGCTTCTTGCTGGTGTAGGTCTCCGCTCTCCCCAGACGAGCTCTGCCATTTCCCCCAGTTTTTGAACCTCACAACCTTCTCAGGATTGCTCAGACCCTGGGGCCACCGCTGTTGTAGGACAGACTTACATCCGCTCCTGTCTCAGTCTAAATGGAACCTTGTCTGGGTTTTCTGA